The Fulvia fulva chromosome 1, complete sequence region ATTGACAGCTATTTCCAGCGCTCTCATTGGCTGTCGCTAGAAATGCGCGCAATCGCGCCGTTGCAACGTGTGTTAGGGGTTTTGCCGCTGCTTTTGAGGTGGTGAGAAAGCGCTGCTATCGCGCTGATGTCGCAAGCGGGCTTAGAGACGGGAATTTTCGACCACCCCCTAAAGAACCAACAACGCATTGCCCTATGAAATTCATATTACCTGAGCTTCATCTTCACACCTATATCTGGCTGCCTGGTAAGTTTGGTGTTGATACACCGTGTCGTTGTGGTGCAGTGTCGTCGTCGCCCAAGCCCATATCTCTGGCTTGGCGCCGGGTTCAAGCTCCCAAGCTGGGAAAGCTGGGAAAGGGACCCGAAGTTCAGCCGATGCGGCTTCAGAATTCGCACCTCAATCTGAGCCCATCAACAACACCACAACGCAGCGATATATCAACATGAAACATAATTATTCTGTATTCGCGATGCTATTCTGAGCAATTTGAGCTACATATCGTGTATTTTGAGCGTGTGTGGCAATTGATACAAGCCAGCAACACCATGTGTCGGAACGCGAGAATCCGAGCTGGGGTGCGGCGAAGCTTGTGGCGTCTCCGTCCAACGGGGTGCGCGGACAGGCGTTGCGATTGACGTACATAGCGCCTTGAAACCAAACGGGATATCCAACCGTCCGCTTCCGGCTGTGTGAGTAAGCACACTGGGCTCGGACCCTCGTTTTGTTTGGCACTTGGGCGATCGCACACAGCCATACCGCCCACCATATCAACGACCATGGCCACCTCTGCATTATCGTACTGCCCGTCTTCAGCCTCGTTCCACCGTCATGCAACCGACTGTCGGGGTATGCGGCCGAGCTGCGGTCTGTCCAGCTTGTAGCACGGCAACGACCACGGGACCAGGCCATCGCAGGTATCGCACTTTCGAATTGATCCGTGTCCGGTCGAGCAGACGGCTCCAAGTCAACATTCGTTTCTAATCGCCGAGGCCAGAAGCGCGGTGAGTGACTGCCATCTGGACGGAGAAGTGTTGCACGCGACCTCGTGTCGTGATGTTGTTGATCAGGGAACACATACGCTGCTTCCCAGCACCCATCTTATGTCTGTTCGCATCTCGGATATTTCCTGTGCCGGCAGACTCGTCTACACTTGTGTTGCAGGTGTCAGACATCCTGGTTCATGCAAACTGGAGCTACACAGTGTCACGCAGCCAATGATCTATGGCGTGGCGTCTGCCTGAGATCTTTTGTGCACGGTACAAGAGCGTTCGCAAATGCATGGCTGACAGATCTTGATCGACCACGCTTTTGCCATTGCGTTGCCACGAGGCGGTTGATGTCAGTTTATGCATGGCTGAGCATATTTCGACGTCGTCTCTTCGACTTGCAGTTCTGCTCAGCTCTCAGCTTTGATACCATTGAACGGGGCATCTGATCACCACTGATTTAATCACGATGAAGGGTTTGCGCTCAGCATAGAAGTGGCAAGACTGCCATGAACAAACGAGATCGTATTGCAAAGAGCGAGCACTATCTTACTCCGCTGCACTATGCCAAAAGCACTTTCATCTCAGCGTCCAGTTCCTCTGTACAAATCCAACCAACACCTACCCAATGCTACCGATGCTGAGAACCTTACGAAATGCTGAAGCGAGCACAACCACTGACCACCCATCCCAACGCCTCGGTGCTACTCGTCAGGAGAAGCTAGTCTAGCGCTTCTTGATGAAAGGACTGGGCATGTCCTCGCCGTGCATCATTGGATTCCATTTCGCTGGTGACTGCGACGACAACTCCACCAAGGTCCGTCCTCGAGGAATGCCTCTGCTGCTAGGTGCACGGTTTTCCTTCTCAGCCGCCTGGCTAAAGATGTTGCGCTTGAGCGGCGGGATGGCAGGTGCGTTTCGACGAGGCGACAGGTCTTGACCAGGTGCGGCTCGGCGAGGAGATAAACCCAGTCCAACGAACCGACCAGTGGGCATTGGGCTTGGGTCCGCCATGTGCACATCCATTGGAGAGTCCTTGGTCTCATCGCGGAAGTTGGTAAGCCCTGTGGCTGTCTTCGCGCGAGACAAAGGctttcttgttgccctctTCGGTGGAGGAAGCTTTGCAGTGCGCCGTGCAAGTGGTGAGATCTTGTCCTCCTCTTCTTCTGGGTCTGGGGTCGGATCGTTGAGTGACAGAGCAGTCAGATCGGTATCGAGCACAGAGTCCTCGAGGACGTCTGGCAGTGACGAAGCATCTGTGTCCGGTATTGTTCTGATGAATGTCTCGAAGGACGCAACAGCACTCCTGCTCGGTGGCGGTGTACTTGACCGCACATGTGCCGAGCCATCTGAGCCGTTGGTGGAGTTGTGGTGACTGGACGGCAACGACGCAAGATGAGAGTTGAGTTTCTCCTCCGCCCGTTGATCAACAGCCTTGTTAAACTGTGTGAGTAGTTCCTGCTTGTGCTTTTCTGATGCTTCGTGGACTTTCTGATCGATAGCCAGTGTTGCCCGGGCGTGCCACTCCATCTCGACCTTCTTGTTCGATTCTCTTAACTTGGTAACCTCTGCCTGTAGTTCCTGGATCTGCTTGTGCGCGGCTGCAAGCTTGTTGAGCGCCGAGTCACGCTCGGTCTGGACCTTTTCGTACTGGCCGAGCGCCGTAGCGGTCTCCAATCTCGTACGAGCGACCTTGATGTTCGGTACGCTCAGCAACTGTGAGCAATCAGGTCGTTGTCTCGGGTCCGTTCGCAGGCAGGACTGGATGGCATCGCTAAGCTCCTTGCTGTACCCAGGTGGCAGCGGCTTGATTCGACCTTGCTTGATCTTCATGACGAGTTCCATGTGGGAGCGAGCCTCGAAAGGCACTTGTCGGGTGGCAAGCTCGTAGATGATACACCCGAGTGACCAGATGTCGGAATAGTGCGAGTATCGCTCGGCAGCGCAGATCTCAGGGCTCATGTAGAAGGGGGTTCCGACATATGTGCTCGCGAAGTCGTGGGAAGCTATTATCTTCGAGAGGCCGAAGTCGCCTAGCTTGACGCTGTTGTTGTCGCCGAGGAAGACTGCGAGGGTTAGTATCTGCGCAGGTCTAAGATGTTGCCCTAGCCTTACCATTCTCCGGCTTGAGATCGCGGTGCAGGATGACGGTGTGGCCTTGCTTGCTCACGAGCGATTTGCCGTCTCTTGCATTGTGCTCCTTGCCTGGTGCCGGTGGGTTCTCGCCATAGTGACATCTGTACAGAGCGTCGACCAGTTGTGCGAATATCCTCCAGATGAAGTCCTCGTCTGCATGCTGTTTCCTGTCCTTCAGCTTCCGAATGTATCCTCCTAGATCGCCATTGCCGCAGTATTCCATGTACAGGTGGAGGTCATGCGAGCTCTTAAGGTGCTGACGGTGGTAGTACTGCACGATGTTGGGATGTCGTAGTGATTCGAGAATCCGTAGCTCTGCATGTAGTTGTTCTTTCTCGCGGTCGGACATGCGCGTGTATGAGATCTCTTTGCGGCATATGACTTCGCCATCTGCCTTGCGCCGGACCTTGCGGATGACACCGAAGGAGCCTTGGCCAATCTTCTCCAGGACATCGTAATCTGAGTCTGTCGACATGATGGCGGCGGTACGGGATTAGGGTTGGTGTTAGTGGTGTATGTTGGATGAGGCCTGTCGCAAAAGAAGGACTAGAGGATGCTGAGCATTAAACGAGGCGCTCCCAGGTGAGGCGAGTTAGCAGACTGCTGTGTACATGTTGCAGAGGCAAACAAGTGATTGCTGTAAGAGATGTTCGATGACAAGAGCACTTAGTGATCGCGCTGCAAGCGAAGCAGGACCAAACAGAAGCTTAGAAGCTTTTGGCAGGGCAACAGTCTCGCGTCGCAGACCCCCCCGGGCATCGGCGCCAGCACTTCCGACGTCATTGCCGATTCACAATCTCGAACATTCAAGAATCATTATGCAACCAAGTGTTCTGCTCTCTTTGCCACCAAGCAATACCGTGCTCAGAGCAAGCCTGGAGACCATCTGATAAGTGATATCAATCTTTGACAGCAACATGGCCGACCTCAAATCAAAGCCTCAAATCGAGAAGGCACTATACGAGGAGAGGCAAGACATATCCTCCGGCCGTCTTAAAGAGGAAAATCCCTTAGACCTCAGTGGCGACTTCAGAAAGTTCTGCGAGGCGTGCAGAAGAGGTGACCTTAGAGTATGTCAGGAACAGATCAGCAAAGGAGTCAACATCAACGCCCGCGACGAATACGACTACACGCCTCTGATTCTGGTGAGTTGTGAGGATGTGGCGAAGTGATAAGGAGCAACGAGCTGATGGCTGATGAGGTGGGCTAAGGCATCACTATGTGGTCACTACGAAGTTGCGCAGATGCTTTTAGAACAAGGTGTGTTCTATCACATGGGCTCTGGTTGGACAGACCGCGTGCTACGCTCCAGCTGATGGTCGTCCACTGCAGCACCTCCTGGCTAATACTTTGTCAAACAACAGGTGCCCTATGTGAAAGAGACACGTTTCAGGGCGAGCGGGCACTTTACAACGCGCTGAACGACCGACTACGGAATCTGCTGCTGCAATACGACTACAGCAAATCGACAGATCCATTGCAACCTCTTGCAGCCCACATCACCAGGTACGTCTGTCTTCTACGTCGAGAATGATTACTGTTGGCTCAGACAAAGTCACCTACTTTGGGAGACCATCTGTTTTACACCACAAACCAGCGGCTCAGGTCTAATTATGCGGTCCTTGAATGCAGCTAATGTGACGTTCACTGCAGCTTGCTCACGCGTGAAATTCCGAAAACGGCAGACATCACGGTACAGACTGGTGACGTCCAATACGACCTTCATAAGTTCATTCTAAGCGCACGAAGTCCTTACTTTGCGCAAAAGCTGGCCGCTGCACCGGAGACGACTCACTGGAAGTCTTCCAACGCTATCGCTGCACAGTCTTTCGAGACATGCATACGGTATCTGTACCTGGGCGATGTCTCGGCGAATCTAGGAGATGGTGAGGAGGAGCAAGCTATCTTGACTGGCATAGACAAGATCAGCAGGCAGCTCGAGGTACCTGAGGTGTTTGAAGATATCCTGGCCTCTGGTGACAGACGGCAGACGCGCCAGAGACGAGAAGATGGTAAGAGACCTTGAGCGGCACAACAGTGCCGCAGTCGGTGGCAGCTCTTTCGAGACGTGCGATCTGACGCGCTCCCCGCCTCGCAGATCACTCGTGGGTCTAAGCTAACGCGGTGAACTGCAGGTGTTCGAAAAGGACGAAATCAGCTGGCAACATGGTTCCAGAACAACGTCCTACGGTATAAACTCAAAGTGGATAGCGACAAGACCGACCACGTGATGTGGGACAAAGACAACGGTATATTTGCTGACGTACTGTTGCGAGCCGATGAGGATCTTGAAGACGAACCAGAAACACAGCCAACAACGACAGTCAGGCAAACCGAAGGGCCACTGAACGGAATTCCGGTAGGACACTTTCAGAATAGCGCTTCGCGATCTCCATCACAACAGCGCAAGCCAAAGCACTCCGTGCTCTTCCCAGCGCATCGAGCCATGTTGCTACGCTCGGAAGTCTTTGCCACAATGTTTGCATCGCCTTTCAAGGAAGGACAAGATAGTAAGCACCTACAGATCGTACTAGTCGATTGTTCGCCCGAGGTCCTCGAGATTATCTTAACGTTCCTCTATACCGAGAAGGCCGACTTTCCACTACACGTTGCGCTTGAAGTGCTCACAGCGGCAGACATGCTGTTTATCGAGAAGCTCAAGCAACGAGCCGCGCTATTGATTAGCACGCTCGGCAATGGCAACGCGAGCATCGTCGAAGCAGAAAATCCACGAGGCGAGACCGTGGCCGAAGAGGACTTGGACATCTACGACGTACTGCGCGCTGGTTGGGATACACGGGTACATCGCCTGGAAGAGTTTGCCGCTCGGTACATCGCCTATCGGCTGGAGCAGTACATCGACCAGCCTGAATTCAGAGACTTGGTGAAGGAATCGGCGTCACGAATCTCGCGTCGCGAGGAGACTGACACCATTGAGCTCATCGATGACATACGTTGGTACTTGTCAGAACGATTTAGGTACGTTGCTGAATGGTATCAGACGTCGAGCAGTGGCTTAGACTATGGTGGACCGCAAGAGTTATGCACTGCACGACGCGCTCCATGCACACCATGGTCTCAGACACTGCCACATGTTTCTCGAGTATTGCTGAAACCCTCCTCTTTGTAGGTTACGCTTCGAGGATGCAGGGCTAGATGAGATGATGGACGAAAGCGAACAGACCACAGACCTGGCTGCCCAGGTAGGGAATTTGAAGGTGCAGGAAGACGAAGGCGTAGATGTTCGATCTGGTACTACACCACCTCACGAACAGCTCGTTAACGCTGGTGGTGCTGAGCAGCTGGAAGGGCAAACGATCATCCGAACACTTGATGGCGAGATCGCAGGTGACGAGTTCACTCAGGATGCGCTGAACTACCAGATCTTGCTTGGAAAGATTGACGCTCTGGTTGAAGGCCTTGGGTACGATGCGTAGACTAGATACAACATAAATTCAATGGATTGCCACGTCTTCCTCAGACTCCTTTCGATCATGATTCACCAGAGCAATCGCATGGTGATCATCACGTCTCACCACTTTCTGGACCGTCGTTTCGCTCGCGTGAACTTTCATCCGAAACCGAACCTTCAACAGTACGCCATCATCTCGACCACTTCCTGGCACTTTCACATGCCATACGCCTTCATCCAGACCTGATGACTCGACCTGGCCCTCCCTTACAGCTCGCTGACATCCACATCGACCGAGTCTCTCAATACTAGGCATCGCGACTTTCTCAAACTTGACTTGTATTTTCTCGAAGAACCCGTTGAACGTCGACTGCTTGTTTGTCCCGTTACCTTGGGAAACTTCGAAGAAATTGCCACATAGCTCAGATCTTTGCTCAGAGTAATCCTGACATCTGGACCGTACATCGAGGTCATCTGGCCAAGCAAGACTCTCAGCCAAAATGGCAACACCAGGCCAACAAAGCACAAAGGGCATCAAATTAGAATATAACAACTCAGCCATCGAGAGCGAACCCTACTTCAACCTAGGCTCCTACTCCCGTCGTATCACAACCAAAAATACCTCCTCCCAGACCTGGTTTAACCGCGGCCTAATCTGGTCCTACGCCTTCAACCACGAAGAAGCCATAAAATGTTTCCAGCGAGCCCTGAAAGACGACCCGGAATGCGT contains the following coding sequences:
- a CDS encoding G2-specific protein kinase nim-1; translation: MSTDSDYDVLEKIGQGSFGVIRKVRRKADGEVICRKEISYTRMSDREKEQLHAELRILESLRHPNIVQYYHRQHLKSSHDLHLYMEYCGNGDLGGYIRKLKDRKQHADEDFIWRIFAQLVDALYRCHYGENPPAPGKEHNARDGKSLVSKQGHTVILHRDLKPENVFLGDNNSVKLGDFGLSKIIASHDFASTYVGTPFYMSPEICAAERYSHYSDIWSLGCIIYELATRQVPFEARSHMELVMKIKQGRIKPLPPGYSKELSDAIQSCLRTDPRQRPDCSQLLSVPNIKVARTRLETATALGQYEKVQTERDSALNKLAAAHKQIQELQAEVTKLRESNKKVEMEWHARATLAIDQKVHEASEKHKQELLTQFNKAVDQRAEEKLNSHLASLPSSHHNSTNGSDGSAHVRSSTPPPSRSAVASFETFIRTIPDTDASSLPDVLEDSVLDTDLTALSLNDPTPDPEEEEDKISPLARRTAKLPPPKRATRKPLSRAKTATGLTNFRDETKDSPMDVHMADPSPMPTGRFVGLGLSPRRAAPGQDLSPRRNAPAIPPLKRNIFSQAAEKENRAPSSRGIPRGRTLVELSSQSPAKWNPMMHGEDMPSPFIKKR
- a CDS encoding BTB/POZ domain-containing protein 3 → MADLKSKPQIEKALYEERQDISSGRLKEENPLDLSGDFRKFCEACRRGDLRVCQEQISKGVNINARDEYDYTPLILASLCGHYEVAQMLLEQGALCERDTFQGERALYNALNDRLRNLLLQYDYSKSTDPLQPLAAHITSLLTREIPKTADITVQTGDVQYDLHKFILSARSPYFAQKLAAAPETTHWKSSNAIAAQSFETCIRYLYLGDVSANLGDGEEEQAILTGIDKISRQLEVPEVFEDILASGDRRQTRQRREDGVRKGRNQLATWFQNNVLRYKLKVDSDKTDHVMWDKDNGIFADVLLRADEDLEDEPETQPTTTVRQTEGPLNGIPVGHFQNSASRSPSQQRKPKHSVLFPAHRAMLLRSEVFATMFASPFKEGQDSKHLQIVLVDCSPEVLEIILTFLYTEKADFPLHVALEVLTAADMLFIEKLKQRAALLISTLGNGNASIVEAENPRGETVAEEDLDIYDVLRAGWDTRVHRLEEFAARYIAYRLEQYIDQPEFRDLVKESASRISRREETDTIELIDDIRWYLSERFRLRFEDAGLDEMMDESEQTTDLAAQVGNLKVQEDEGVDVRSGTTPPHEQLVNAGGAEQLEGQTIIRTLDGEIAGDEFTQDALNYQILLGKIDALVEGLGYDA